In the Hylaeus volcanicus isolate JK05 chromosome 1, UHH_iyHylVolc1.0_haploid, whole genome shotgun sequence genome, one interval contains:
- the LOC128878375 gene encoding putative uncharacterized protein DDB_G0277255 isoform X2, which produces MSTADTTLSISTKMAPGPEHRQEPVAPDKAAETNRSEISNERDTENLVVSVETISNQSSSAESALTNTDTNLDPTSQSAPTSVTSDNKQEEPATLSTLNEGELRALLDEAITYKCPKDREGKSSLFKELLQEAEADETEEGRRIITNSRCLPGSNRRRHKRDSVSERLTHGGSLQNLAQPIASEFDSSFAYLTSGSSHTYGGSRRKNKKYTGPSVSARQREGGSLPSNVNASHSLASLANLDLLFDKKKGFCEERTVYDWTNKEKSKSLDKPSYSSTKKDEKEKDKKDTKKDFCESELEVREKRNNKGKYGTNEMLESDNPPPEYKSDYMVIDLGDAEVGTISERNVGSIISGVQRPHSLDTEDDEGTEMKIIEPRRPQYTSRTTFDIAQTPVDTTIDFSLREHSGKQDKSKISVNGTEVTGALSFQTFNSVKCGIGGTSNSSSASQGKVVPSLCSMMSASLQTQNITMGSRYTAHTTASGEKKSLDENGNAVQNYNGERKKPRRKHTQEPNVIVYKSETIEGHRNEDNIENLINFIENKESKSKKGKPGNPVRVKTSSGTKPRSREKDTKKEQLPAKLQKSNSLEEISKTKLEDLTTEKSVSSSGASSLSSQHGTINVALRRAKQRSTGDTAIDSRGDRRSWGTEEGQSIYCNDTGDDYASRRNSNKKINPESEHETEFLVVTKKKKSKKQRRSSSGSRAQNLTTSGSYLQNSRGFSNEYRTPLSPELRRKSASSMPPSDKSDSSDSDSVHSLPVTSNTSKHNLSKIATSSGGTPQASYADIARMATINMTPSAVLNMSSIVPSMLNTSTWPSVPPKTPSEPDKVPQDYYPSLDELQHTDRKAKQHNFTHTNHILNLSFDKPPSPTLSSKMKNSTERKKAEAQKEAINKNIQVIKYVQDIEKMHQSLMQQEQKHANSINHSANSNETSVTNPAPSKLCNTVTNCTLDSDNNNPNSSVVNSKDSVANIKCNNPRTRRGYVQSNQNVQNEVSNEGQHFKKTGYLSHDENTKKLPNTEGPTGADSENKNNPVTRSCDDIEAQKVNVQSNPKLPQENQNVDSDVTKLVKSEKPAKTVKEQDANSKHELVKSGNTYSVNVKQDPQEDIECKKPKQQSTASDKDQSQKTELQASNKQKSSRPAVILLDETSSDVTKNNDLPTELRFGFEINEQLLLSEDSATEETSTASSVFPSVVPSLINKPPSNFDRYPPIFEKHMRCDKFTPNFMQPPNTHVTQQPMHPVMVQRLPCMGYPPRFPPPTCLPPPPTPPPGIMEKYHQPKEDFSMLYVAPEEDVNIQTYNHDKIVSFVGLAWDAVMREMPVTASGRIQFYSGQ; this is translated from the exons GAAGAACCAGCTACTTTGTCCACATTAAATGAGGGTGAATTACGTGCACTGTTAGATGAAGCTATAACATATAAGTGTCCCAAAGATCGCGAAGGAAAATCCAGTCTTTTTAAA gaACTTCTGCAGGAAGCAGAAGCCGACGAGACCGAAGAAGGACGTAGGATAATAACTAATTCACGCTGTCTACCTGGATCAAATCGTAGAAGACATAAAAGAGACTCTGTATCCGAAAGACTTACACACGGAGGATCATTACAAAATTTGGCCCAACCGATTGCTTCAGAATTTGATAGTAGTTTTGCTTATTTGACATCTGGTTCGAGCCATACTTACGGAGGaagtagaagaaaaaataaaaaatatacaggacCCAGTGTATCTGCTAGGCAAAGAGAAGGCGGTTCGTTACCTTCGAACGTAAATGCATCCCACAGTCTTGCTTCGTTGGCTAATTTAGACTTATTGTTTGATAAAAAg AAGGGTTTCTGCGAGGAAAGGACAGTATACGACTGGaccaataaagaaaaatccaaATCTTTAGACAAACCATCGTACAGTAGCACAAAGAAGGACgagaaggagaaagataaGAAAGACacaaaaaaagatttttgCGAATCTGAACTGGAAGTAcgtgagaaaagaaataacaaaggAAAATACGGGACAAATGAAATGCTCGAGTCAGATAATCCGCCACCAGAGTATAAGTCAGATTACATGGTGATTGATTTAGGCGATGCTGAG GTGGGTACTATCAGCGAAAGGAATGTGGGATCCATAATAAGTGGGGTTCAAAGACCTCACTCTTTGGATACAGAAGATGATGAAGGaactgaaatgaaaattattgaacCGCGTAGACCTCAATATACATCACGTACTACTTTCGATATAGCTCAAACTCCCGTGGATACTACTATAGatttttctcttcgagaaCACAGTGGGAAACAAGATAAATCAAAAATATCTGTCAATGGTACAGAGGTAACTGGAGCCCTctcttttcaaacttttaatagTGTGAAATGTGGTATTGGTGGAACCTCGAACAGTTCTAGTGCTAGTCAGGGTAAAGTAGTTCCAAGTTTATGCTCCATGATGTCTGCGTCCTTGCAAACCCAGAATATCACAATGG GTTCCAGGTATACAGCACACACTACAGCATCTGGAGAGAAGAAGTCCTTggatgaaaatggaaatgcaGTGCAAAATTACAACGGAGAACGCAAAAAACCTCGAAGAAAACATACCCAAGAACCCAATGTTATTGTTTACAAATCCGAGACTATCGAAGGTCATCGCAACGAAGATAACattgagaatttaattaacttcatcgaaaacaaagaatctaaaagtaaaaaaggaaaaccgGGTAATCCTGTGAGAGTAAAAACTAGTTCTGGAACGAAACCGAGGAGTAGAGAAAAAGATACTAAAAAAGAACAGCTGCCTGCCAAGTTACAGAAGTCCAATTCACTCGAAGAAATATCCAAGACCAAGTTGGAAGACCTAACAACAGAAAAAAGTGTCAGTTCTAGCGGTGCCAGTAGTTTGTCGAGTCAACATg GTACAATTAACGTTGCTTTACGTCGCGCGAAACAAAGAAGTACGGGGGACACAGCTATCGATAGTCGTGGTGATAGACGATCCTGGGGAACGGAAGAAGGTCAGTCTATATATTGCAATGATACTGGAGATGATTATGCTAGTCGACGAAActccaataaaaaaatcaatccaGAGTCCGAACACGAAACAGAATTTCTGGTAgttacgaaaaagaaaaagagtaaaaagcAAAGAAGAAGTTCTAGCGGTAGCAGAGCACAAAATCTGACAACATCCGGGTCTTACCTCCAGAACTCGAGAGGATTCTCTAACGAATATAGAACGCCTCTTTCTCCTGAACTTAGACGAAAATCGGCAAGCAGTATGCCGCCAAG CGACAAATCGGATAGCAGTGACTCGGACTCTGTCCATTCGTTGCCGGTCACATCGAACACGTCCAAACACAACTTATCGAAAATAGCTACCTCATCGGGCGGAACGCCGCAGGCAAGTTACGCAGACATAGCTCGCATGGCGACTATCAACATGACACCCAGCGCGGTATTAAATATGTCTTCGATCGTTCCGAGTATGCTGAACACATCTACGTGGCCTAGTGTGCCACCGAAGACGCCCTCGGAACCAGACAAAGTTCCTCAGGATTACTATCCCAGTTTAGACGAATTACAACACACAGACAGAAAAGCGAAGCAACACAACTTCACTCACACGAATCACATATTGAACCTCAGTTTCGATAAGCCACCTTCGCCGACATTGTCGTCGAAGATGAAGAATTCAACGGAAAGGAAGAAGGCGGAAGCTCAAAAGGAAgctatcaataaaaatatccaaGTTATTAAATACGTTCAAGACATTGAGAAAATGCATCAAAGTTTAATGCAGCAGGAACAAAAACACGCGAATTCTATTAATCACAGCGCGAATTCAAACGAGACTTCAGTGACGAATCCCGCGCCATCAAAGCTCTGTAATACAGTGACAAATTGTACTCTTGATTCTGATAATAACAATCCCAACTCCAGTGTCGTTAACAGTAAAGATTCGGTTGCAAATATAAAGTGTAACAATCCTCGAACACGTCGGGGATACGTTCAAAGCAATCAAAATGTACAAAACGAAGTGTCGAACGAAGGTCAGCATTTCAAGAAAACCGGATATTTATCTCACGATGAAAACACTAAAAAATTGCCTAATACAGAAGGTCCCACCGGCGCGgattccgaaaataaaaataatccagtAACAAGATCGTGCGACGACATCGAGGCACAAAAAGTCAACGTTCAGAGTAATCCAAAGTTGCCGcaagaaaatcaaaatgtCGATTCGGATGTTACTAAATTAGTTAAGAGTGAGAAACCAGCGAAAACTGTGAAAGAACAAGACGCGAACTCTAAGCACGAGCTAGTTAAATCGGGAAATACGTATTCTGTGAACGTGAAACAAGATCCACAAGAAGATATCGAGTGTAAGAAACCGAAACAGCAAAGTACAGCTTCGGACAAAGATCAGTCTCAAAAAACGGAGCTCCAGGCGtctaacaaacaaaaatcttcAAGACCCGCAGTCATATTGTTAGATGAGACTTCATCTGACGTCACCAAGAACAATGACTTACCGACAGAACTTAGGTTCGGTTTCGAGATCAATGAACAACTTTTATTATCCGAAGATTCTGCCACCGAAGAGACTTCAACTGCCAGTTCTGTGTTTCCTTCTGTAGTTCCTTCGCTCATAAACAAACCACCGTCGAATTTCGACAGATATCCACCAATATTCGAAAAACACATGAGATGTGATAAATTTACGCCTAATTTCATGCAACCACCAAATACTCATGTGACCCAACAACCTATGCACCCTGTGATGGTGCAACGGTTACCATGCATGGGTTATCCACCAAGATTTCCTCCACCCACGTGTCTGCCGCCACCACCCACGCCACCACCAGGAATCATGGAAAAATACCATCAACCCAAAGAAGATTTTTCTATGCTCTACGTGGCTCCTGAGGAAGACGTTAACATCCAAACATACAATCACGATAAAATCGTCTCGTTCGTCGGCTTGG CATGGGACGCTGTTATGAGGGAGATGCCAGTTACCGCGAGTGGCCGTATACAGTTCTACAGTGGTCAGTGA
- the LOC128878375 gene encoding putative uncharacterized protein DDB_G0277255 isoform X1, whose product MSTADTTLSISTKMAPGPEHRQEPVAPDKAAETNRSEISNERDTENLVVSVETISNQSSSAESALTNTDTNLDPTSQSAPTSVTSDNKQEEPATLSTLNEGELRALLDEAITYKCPKDREGKSSLFKELLQEAEADETEEGRRIITNSRCLPGSNRRRHKRDSVSERLTHGGSLQNLAQPIASEFDSSFAYLTSGSSHTYGGSRRKNKKYTGPSVSARQREGGSLPSNVNASHSLASLANLDLLFDKKKGFCEERTVYDWTNKEKSKSLDKPSYSSTKKDEKEKDKKDTKKDFCESELEVREKRNNKGKYGTNEMLESDNPPPEYKSDYMVIDLGDAEVGTISERNVGSIISGVQRPHSLDTEDDEGTEMKIIEPRRPQYTSRTTFDIAQTPVDTTIDFSLREHSGKQDKSKISVNGTEVTGALSFQTFNSVKCGIGGTSNSSSASQGKVVPSLCSMMSASLQTQNITMEGSRYTAHTTASGEKKSLDENGNAVQNYNGERKKPRRKHTQEPNVIVYKSETIEGHRNEDNIENLINFIENKESKSKKGKPGNPVRVKTSSGTKPRSREKDTKKEQLPAKLQKSNSLEEISKTKLEDLTTEKSVSSSGASSLSSQHGTINVALRRAKQRSTGDTAIDSRGDRRSWGTEEGQSIYCNDTGDDYASRRNSNKKINPESEHETEFLVVTKKKKSKKQRRSSSGSRAQNLTTSGSYLQNSRGFSNEYRTPLSPELRRKSASSMPPSDKSDSSDSDSVHSLPVTSNTSKHNLSKIATSSGGTPQASYADIARMATINMTPSAVLNMSSIVPSMLNTSTWPSVPPKTPSEPDKVPQDYYPSLDELQHTDRKAKQHNFTHTNHILNLSFDKPPSPTLSSKMKNSTERKKAEAQKEAINKNIQVIKYVQDIEKMHQSLMQQEQKHANSINHSANSNETSVTNPAPSKLCNTVTNCTLDSDNNNPNSSVVNSKDSVANIKCNNPRTRRGYVQSNQNVQNEVSNEGQHFKKTGYLSHDENTKKLPNTEGPTGADSENKNNPVTRSCDDIEAQKVNVQSNPKLPQENQNVDSDVTKLVKSEKPAKTVKEQDANSKHELVKSGNTYSVNVKQDPQEDIECKKPKQQSTASDKDQSQKTELQASNKQKSSRPAVILLDETSSDVTKNNDLPTELRFGFEINEQLLLSEDSATEETSTASSVFPSVVPSLINKPPSNFDRYPPIFEKHMRCDKFTPNFMQPPNTHVTQQPMHPVMVQRLPCMGYPPRFPPPTCLPPPPTPPPGIMEKYHQPKEDFSMLYVAPEEDVNIQTYNHDKIVSFVGLAWDAVMREMPVTASGRIQFYSGQ is encoded by the exons GAAGAACCAGCTACTTTGTCCACATTAAATGAGGGTGAATTACGTGCACTGTTAGATGAAGCTATAACATATAAGTGTCCCAAAGATCGCGAAGGAAAATCCAGTCTTTTTAAA gaACTTCTGCAGGAAGCAGAAGCCGACGAGACCGAAGAAGGACGTAGGATAATAACTAATTCACGCTGTCTACCTGGATCAAATCGTAGAAGACATAAAAGAGACTCTGTATCCGAAAGACTTACACACGGAGGATCATTACAAAATTTGGCCCAACCGATTGCTTCAGAATTTGATAGTAGTTTTGCTTATTTGACATCTGGTTCGAGCCATACTTACGGAGGaagtagaagaaaaaataaaaaatatacaggacCCAGTGTATCTGCTAGGCAAAGAGAAGGCGGTTCGTTACCTTCGAACGTAAATGCATCCCACAGTCTTGCTTCGTTGGCTAATTTAGACTTATTGTTTGATAAAAAg AAGGGTTTCTGCGAGGAAAGGACAGTATACGACTGGaccaataaagaaaaatccaaATCTTTAGACAAACCATCGTACAGTAGCACAAAGAAGGACgagaaggagaaagataaGAAAGACacaaaaaaagatttttgCGAATCTGAACTGGAAGTAcgtgagaaaagaaataacaaaggAAAATACGGGACAAATGAAATGCTCGAGTCAGATAATCCGCCACCAGAGTATAAGTCAGATTACATGGTGATTGATTTAGGCGATGCTGAG GTGGGTACTATCAGCGAAAGGAATGTGGGATCCATAATAAGTGGGGTTCAAAGACCTCACTCTTTGGATACAGAAGATGATGAAGGaactgaaatgaaaattattgaacCGCGTAGACCTCAATATACATCACGTACTACTTTCGATATAGCTCAAACTCCCGTGGATACTACTATAGatttttctcttcgagaaCACAGTGGGAAACAAGATAAATCAAAAATATCTGTCAATGGTACAGAGGTAACTGGAGCCCTctcttttcaaacttttaatagTGTGAAATGTGGTATTGGTGGAACCTCGAACAGTTCTAGTGCTAGTCAGGGTAAAGTAGTTCCAAGTTTATGCTCCATGATGTCTGCGTCCTTGCAAACCCAGAATATCACAATGG AAGGTTCCAGGTATACAGCACACACTACAGCATCTGGAGAGAAGAAGTCCTTggatgaaaatggaaatgcaGTGCAAAATTACAACGGAGAACGCAAAAAACCTCGAAGAAAACATACCCAAGAACCCAATGTTATTGTTTACAAATCCGAGACTATCGAAGGTCATCGCAACGAAGATAACattgagaatttaattaacttcatcgaaaacaaagaatctaaaagtaaaaaaggaaaaccgGGTAATCCTGTGAGAGTAAAAACTAGTTCTGGAACGAAACCGAGGAGTAGAGAAAAAGATACTAAAAAAGAACAGCTGCCTGCCAAGTTACAGAAGTCCAATTCACTCGAAGAAATATCCAAGACCAAGTTGGAAGACCTAACAACAGAAAAAAGTGTCAGTTCTAGCGGTGCCAGTAGTTTGTCGAGTCAACATg GTACAATTAACGTTGCTTTACGTCGCGCGAAACAAAGAAGTACGGGGGACACAGCTATCGATAGTCGTGGTGATAGACGATCCTGGGGAACGGAAGAAGGTCAGTCTATATATTGCAATGATACTGGAGATGATTATGCTAGTCGACGAAActccaataaaaaaatcaatccaGAGTCCGAACACGAAACAGAATTTCTGGTAgttacgaaaaagaaaaagagtaaaaagcAAAGAAGAAGTTCTAGCGGTAGCAGAGCACAAAATCTGACAACATCCGGGTCTTACCTCCAGAACTCGAGAGGATTCTCTAACGAATATAGAACGCCTCTTTCTCCTGAACTTAGACGAAAATCGGCAAGCAGTATGCCGCCAAG CGACAAATCGGATAGCAGTGACTCGGACTCTGTCCATTCGTTGCCGGTCACATCGAACACGTCCAAACACAACTTATCGAAAATAGCTACCTCATCGGGCGGAACGCCGCAGGCAAGTTACGCAGACATAGCTCGCATGGCGACTATCAACATGACACCCAGCGCGGTATTAAATATGTCTTCGATCGTTCCGAGTATGCTGAACACATCTACGTGGCCTAGTGTGCCACCGAAGACGCCCTCGGAACCAGACAAAGTTCCTCAGGATTACTATCCCAGTTTAGACGAATTACAACACACAGACAGAAAAGCGAAGCAACACAACTTCACTCACACGAATCACATATTGAACCTCAGTTTCGATAAGCCACCTTCGCCGACATTGTCGTCGAAGATGAAGAATTCAACGGAAAGGAAGAAGGCGGAAGCTCAAAAGGAAgctatcaataaaaatatccaaGTTATTAAATACGTTCAAGACATTGAGAAAATGCATCAAAGTTTAATGCAGCAGGAACAAAAACACGCGAATTCTATTAATCACAGCGCGAATTCAAACGAGACTTCAGTGACGAATCCCGCGCCATCAAAGCTCTGTAATACAGTGACAAATTGTACTCTTGATTCTGATAATAACAATCCCAACTCCAGTGTCGTTAACAGTAAAGATTCGGTTGCAAATATAAAGTGTAACAATCCTCGAACACGTCGGGGATACGTTCAAAGCAATCAAAATGTACAAAACGAAGTGTCGAACGAAGGTCAGCATTTCAAGAAAACCGGATATTTATCTCACGATGAAAACACTAAAAAATTGCCTAATACAGAAGGTCCCACCGGCGCGgattccgaaaataaaaataatccagtAACAAGATCGTGCGACGACATCGAGGCACAAAAAGTCAACGTTCAGAGTAATCCAAAGTTGCCGcaagaaaatcaaaatgtCGATTCGGATGTTACTAAATTAGTTAAGAGTGAGAAACCAGCGAAAACTGTGAAAGAACAAGACGCGAACTCTAAGCACGAGCTAGTTAAATCGGGAAATACGTATTCTGTGAACGTGAAACAAGATCCACAAGAAGATATCGAGTGTAAGAAACCGAAACAGCAAAGTACAGCTTCGGACAAAGATCAGTCTCAAAAAACGGAGCTCCAGGCGtctaacaaacaaaaatcttcAAGACCCGCAGTCATATTGTTAGATGAGACTTCATCTGACGTCACCAAGAACAATGACTTACCGACAGAACTTAGGTTCGGTTTCGAGATCAATGAACAACTTTTATTATCCGAAGATTCTGCCACCGAAGAGACTTCAACTGCCAGTTCTGTGTTTCCTTCTGTAGTTCCTTCGCTCATAAACAAACCACCGTCGAATTTCGACAGATATCCACCAATATTCGAAAAACACATGAGATGTGATAAATTTACGCCTAATTTCATGCAACCACCAAATACTCATGTGACCCAACAACCTATGCACCCTGTGATGGTGCAACGGTTACCATGCATGGGTTATCCACCAAGATTTCCTCCACCCACGTGTCTGCCGCCACCACCCACGCCACCACCAGGAATCATGGAAAAATACCATCAACCCAAAGAAGATTTTTCTATGCTCTACGTGGCTCCTGAGGAAGACGTTAACATCCAAACATACAATCACGATAAAATCGTCTCGTTCGTCGGCTTGG CATGGGACGCTGTTATGAGGGAGATGCCAGTTACCGCGAGTGGCCGTATACAGTTCTACAGTGGTCAGTGA